The genomic stretch ttaaaagaatgtgcatatatatatatatatttgtgtgtgtgtgtgtgtatatatatttatatttgtgtgtgtgtgtgtgtgtatatatatatatatatatatatatatatatatatatatatatatttatatattggagaaggaaatggcaacccactccagtgttcttgcctggagaatcccagggacgggggagcctggtaggctgctgtctatagggtcgcacagagtcagacacaactgaagcaacttagcagcagcagcagcatatacatatgtgcgttcatggggttctcaaggcaagaatactgaagtggtttgccattcccttctccagtggaccacattttgtcagaactctccaccatgacctgtccgtcttgggtggccctacatggcatggctcatagtttcattgagttagacaagactgtggtccataaaaggaaatcagtcctgaatattcattggaaggactgatactgaaaatgaaactccaatactttggccacctgatgtgaagaactgactcaatggaaaacaccctgatgctgggaaagactgaagggaggaggagaaggggacggacagaggatgagatggttggatggcatcaccgacgtgctggacatgagtttgagtaaactccagaagatggtgatggacagggaagcctggcgtgctgcagtccatggggtcacaaagagtcgtacgcacctgagtgactgaactggacatATGTGTATGCTAACTagcttcagtcgcatccaactctttgtgaccctatggactgtagctcaccaggctcctctgtccatggtattcaagaatactggaatgggtagccatttccttcatgggatcttcccaaactagggattgaacccgtgtctcctatgtctcctgcatcggcagggggttctttactactagtgccacctgggaagctttatacatatatgtgtaatatatatatatatatatatatataaaacaatcattttgctgtacagcagaaattaacacaagatGGTAAATAAACTCTATAGcaattaaaattgattttaaaataaaatgaaaggattttttgtttaaattgtttGTTTGGAAGACAACAGAGAAGAGTTGTCACGGGCTTTGGAGTCTGACGCAGCCCCAGACTGGAATCCCAGTGCCTCCACTTACAAGGTGTTTTAACCTCCCTGAAACTCAGTTTTCCTATTTGCAAAATGGGATAACAATGCCTGTCTCAGCATTGCTGAGAAGCTTAAATAAGATAACAAATGGAAAGTCCCTGGCACCAAGAAGGCAGGCAGCCAAGGGCAGCTATTATTGTTTCAACTAATAGTGTTACCTTCATAACTTTCAGTCTTTTAAGGTTTCTTTGTTACAGTTGGAAAATGTGGTGTCATTAGAACCATGAATTGGGAAGTATTCCCACACACTGATGCCAGAGATCAGGGATACCTTTATCTAACTGGAGCCGGTTCAGCAAATCCTCCTCCCAGCCTTGCACAAAGAGACCTTCACTTTGTTCTAAGGGCCCAATCAAGGCACCAGCATACAATCTTTCTCTTTCCACTATTTTTTGTCAGAGCTACAGGATCTACCCTTTGTCCTACTTGATCCCACCCCCACCAACTCCAACTGTAGATCACCTACTTTGGCAGTGAAGCCAATTTAAACACAGAATAAGAGTCTGCAAGAGACCTGGGGTCAGGTGTCATGATATTGGGGAGCAGAGCAAGAGTCTGAAGGAAATCCAAGAGCTGTGCCAGCCTCACCCCTGGTTATGTGAGGTGAGGCTTCACTCTACTTCCTACATCCTCCACCCTCCATCCCCTTGCTACTGTTCTACCCATGAGAAATTCCACAGTCCTCAGATGGAAAGTACTTAAACTCCAAATTTGCATTGTTTACTCCAAGGAACTCTATGTATTGAGGTAGCCAATGAGAAGGCAGAAAGGAACAGGTAAAGTTCCTTGGCAGGTTGAACACAGCCCAACAGCAATGACAAGACATCAGATTATTTGCTTGCTTCCAAACATCAGGAATCAAGAACAAGCCCAGAAGGGGGGCCTCCTAACCACAATCTACATAAGGGAAGTAAGACCTGCTCTTCAAGAACCAGAAGTCATGGAAAATGGTGCAGATTTCTCTGTCACGGGCTTCACGGCCCATTCACTCTGGACAGCCCTGCATGCTGTTTCCATGGAGTTGCTCCTTCTCTGCGGCCAGTGATTCCAAATCCAGCAAAGGAGAGGTCCCCTCAAGAGCTCACAGAAGGGCAACCTAGCAACGTGTCCTCAAGCCAGGAAATAAAAGAGCTATATCAGCGGCAGAGAGCTGTATTTAGGGGGTTAGATCAAATTATGTTCCGTTTCTCATACTTCTTCCTCAAGtacaaattgaaagagaaaatgttagGAAGAAAGATTGTAGGGGAGTGGTTCTTAACCATTTCTGGGCCACAGACTCATTTGAACATCTACAAAGCTGTGAACTCAGAAGAATATACATAGTTGAAATTCTACTCTTCACAAACAATTTCAGGAAGGACCCTAGGTAGGAACTTCTGCTCTCAAGTTACATTTCACAACAGCTACCATATGGAGAGATACATTGGCCACATCTTCATTTACTTATTGCCATAAGCATAATTTAGTGTCTCTAGCAATGGTTCACAAACCACTCTACATCTCAGAATTAACTACAGCActggttaaaaatataaatcacccTCCCTAGCCCTAGTTCTTAGTAAATCTGGATCCCCCAGAGGCAGAGCTTAggaatctgtatttctaacaagctttTCAAAATGATTCTGAGGCAGCCAGCTTCATATCCATACTTTGGTTAATAGCATGGATTCTGGTGTCAGAGAGATATGATACAAGTTCTGGCTTCACCTTTTAATTTCAGGCAAGTCATTTTACCTCTCTGAGTCTTGTCTCCTTTCAGGTCATAAGctgtaaaaaataatgttttactgaaagaaaaagcaagcagCCTGCTGTAgtgtaaaacagagaaagaaaatgtctcagttttcttattctgTACAATGGGTACCATACAAGTTTCCTACCTCTTCCCCTACCCCTCTTTGCATTGCCTCTCCAAGCCCTCCTTCAGCACTACCAGCACACTAAGACTGCAGCTGAGCTGGTTTAAGACCACTCATGTAAAAAAAATGCCCTCTAGGCAGCTCAGATCGGCAAAGAGTTGGTATTTGGAAAACAACAGAGTAAAACCGGATGCTGATATTTATTTGCTGTGTGATGTGGGGCAAGCCGCCTAACCttgtgcctgtttcctcatctgaaaaatggagataatagtcgTTGCTCACTAATTCTATATAGTTCCAAATGGGCCTTCCCATCTCCACTTTGGCTTTGGCTTTTCTCAACTAACCCTCAGTCTGAGAGTAGAGAGGAGTAGGGGGCAGCATTTGAAATCAGACTTGTAGACTTGAGTGTGAGCTCTTACCTCTGCACTTCCTAAGAATAGTGACTGGGTGCTTAAGTCCCCTCTCTGTTAAGTGGGCATACTGCTACCTCCTTCGCAAGGCTGTTGAAAATAAACGAGTTGTCCGTGACAGCCCATTTGCACGTAGAAAGCGCTCAGTAAATGctttttcccccttccctctgTACAAAGGTGAGGAACTTGCACTGTTCGCTTGATGTCTGTCCCACCTCGTGTTGAAGGCATCTGGTCTCAAAGCGTGGAGGACAGAGGTGGAAgaggtgaaagagaaagaaagcgaGGGGCAAGCAGCAAACTCACGGTAAAATGCCAATCGGCAGGGTCCGAGAGTCCGAGCTGCACTTGACACCGCACCGGCTTCCGCGCCTGTGTGCCGCAGCCCCCGCCGGCCTGCTACTCCTTTTTGCTAGCAATGGCCCTGAGCAGGAGACTGCGCGGGGAGGCCGCCCCCTCGCCCCGCTGATTGGCCTCGCCAACCGACTCATCATGCTCTTTGTCTCAACCCGCAGAGGTTAAAAGAAGCGGCGGCTGCTGGGAGCTAACAGCGAGTGGGCGGGGGAGGCCTCTGCTGCCTTGGGAACCGAGCTGCTTCGACCCAGCTACCCAAAGCTGGGTGAAGAGGCTCCGTCTGGAGGCTCTGAGTTGGTTAGCGGTAGAGGAGgcgtccggagaaggcaatggcaacccactccagtactcttgcctggaaaatcccatggacggaggagcctggtgggcttcagtccatggagtcgctaagagtcggacacgactgagcgactttactttcacttttgactttgatgcactgaaggaaatggcaacccactccagtgttcttgcctggagaatcccagggacggcggagcctggtaggctgccgtctatggggtcgcacagagtcggacacgactgaagcgacttagcagcagcagcagcagaggaggcgTCATCCTTTTTCACTGCAGGGCCACGGCGACCAGAAGGTGGCATCCACACCTGTCCCCGCCAGAGCATTCGCTGTCCACCGGCCGAGCACAGGTAACGAAAAAGGGCGCGATTGCCTGTCccggagagaggagggaagagctCCATCAGGATTGGGCGGCTCTATTGTTTACCAAATCGCGAGGGCTGAAAGGCAGCCGAAGGAGCACTCCCGCGGCCCGGCTGCGCAGAGACAGGAGGTGGGTTCTACTGAATGATGCCAAATGGGTAGGATTTGCCTAGATTGACAGGAGAACGTTTTCAGGGGGATAGTTAGGGGGCGGGAAGCAGGGGGGATCGCAAGCTGTCTGCCTTGAACCCCCTTTGCATCTCCTGATCCCTTCCTGGTGAGgcatatgtgggtgtgtgtgtccaACTCCCATTCCCTCTCTCCGTGGCAGACCACCAAAGTCGAATTCGAACTCAATTTCTGTGCGGCTGATTGCGGAGCTGGTAGGACAACGATTTCCCGGAGTGGATTCAGGGGTATGTAATAGAGGGTCACTTTGGCTTGTATTCACAAGGTGGGAGAGGGAATTCTCCGTCTGGCTACTGTGGAGGGAGGGGTCGAGGGAGCGAGATGAGGGATGAAACTCCTTCtaacccttcccttccctgccctgCTTTGCCCTCCGCCATGGCCTGAAGACTGAGATCTGCAATCTCGCGTGGACAGAGGTCAACCTACCTCGGAATCCAGCTTTCTAACTCAAGCTCTTGTTGTGAAATAAAGGTGCGCATTTGTTTCCAAGCTCATATAGGAATCTGAGAAATAACGGGGGAAACTTTGAGAAGGGGGTGTGGTTGAGACCTGAAACCGTCAGTTTCATGGAGATCTTATTTGCTACCACAAATCTGTGAGACTTAGACCACTGCTCTCTATTTTGAGAGCCCAATATGGGCTCTAAGCACTATTTCACCTAGAATTCTAAGCCGCTGTTGCCTTCCTTCCTGGAGGATTCTCGGGAGAGCACAGTTGCAGATCTGAAAAGCACCCTGCTAGCACGGGAACACCCATTAACTCCTGAAGATTGTAATTGCCAGTTTCCTGCAGGATATTTTCAGGGCAGTAGCCGAATGGAAAATGTACCCGCAGAGTGTTCAGGAACGTAAAGGAAGCGACCGCAAACTGCTCCATGCAGTCTACTACCTTACTAACCTTTTCCCCCCTTCTTCTCTTTACAGACCCTACTGAGATACAAGGAAGATGGAGCCCAGGAACGTTGCTTTGGGGATTTCTCCTGCAGATTAGGCTTTTCTAGAAAGGCTGAGCATTTTGTTACATTCATATAGATGATCATTGTCAGTCATGGCCAGCATCATTGCACGTGTGGGTAACAACTGGCAGCAGAATACAGCCTTGCCACCCTGGGCCCATTCCATGTTGAGGTCCCTGAGGGGGAAGGGGAGTCTTGGTCCTTCAAGGGTCAACATGGCAGAAGGAAAGATGAAATTGTTCTCCGGGAGGGTGGTGCCAGCCCAGGAGGAAGAAACCTTTGAAAACTGGCTGATACAAGTCAGTGGGGCCCTGCCAGATTGGAATATGTCTGAATAGGAAAAGCTCAAGCGCTTGATGAAAACCCTGAGGGGCCCCACATGGGAGGTGATGCGTTTACTGCAGACAGCCAACCCCAACCTCAGTGTGGCAAATTTCTTGTGTGCCATGAAGTTGGTGTTGGGGATTCTGAAAGCAGAGTCACTGCCCATGGCAAATTTTTTAACACCTTGCAGGCACAAGGGGAGAAAGCCTCCCTTTGTGTAATCCGTTTAGAGGTGCAGCTCCAGAACGCTATTCAGGCTGGGATAATAGCTGAGAAAGATGCAAATCAGACACGCCTGCACCAGCTCCTTTTAGGGGCTGAGCTGAATGGGGACCTGTTCTTCAGGCTGAAGAATCTTCTCAGGATGTATGCAAATGAGCAGGAGTGTCTCCCCAATTTCCTGGAGTTAATCAGGACGATAAGGGAGGAAGAGGATTGGAATGACACTTCTATGAAACGGAAGCGGCCCAAAAGATCTGAGCTAATCATGGAGACAGCAGTAAGCCCTGTGGCATTTCAGGGCCCCCAGGCAATGGCCATCAGCACTGCTGATTGCGATGTGATAGAAGTAGATGATACCCTTAATGACTCACATGAGGATGTGATCATGGTGGAGTCTCAGAACCCTCCACTTACATCCATAGGTGCCCCTCCCCTCAGGGTCAGGGCCAGACTTCAGGATCAAATACTGGTCATTGATTCCCTAAACAGTTCTCAGGCTCAATCTCCTTCTACCAGTGGTGGTTCTGCATATAACAATGATGGTCCTGGGGATATACGTAGAACCAGGAAGAGAAAATATACTATCCACTGTTCATACTGTGGTGAGGAGGGCCACTCAAAGGAAACCAGTGATAGTAAGAGCAACAAGGCCCAGGTGTTTTGAGAATCTGATCATCACCCTGCAAAAGCTGATACATACAGAGGAGACATCAAAAGATATCCCAGGCAAGCACAGTGGcctctctgagccacagtaaTGTGCTAGACCCAGCCCTAAGTGAACCCTTAACTGTATTCAGAGACTGCTGATGGGGAAAACTAGGGTAGGCTGGGGGAGGCTTCTATGTGCGTGAATTAATCCACAAAGTGGCTTTCTTTGGGGAAGAAGAGATTGTAGATACCAGCAAAATGAAGAAGACAGCCTGACCTCTGTCCCTGCTTCTCCCTCCATCTGCCTAAGggtctatgtgtgtgtctatttccTTGATGATTGTGTTCCTTTTGTGAAAGGAGTACAAGTTATTGTTAAACTTTCAGAGACCGAAGGAAACTACAAAAACTGAAGTGCAAATTACCTGAAACTCCCCACCCTTGCATAACCATTGTCAGTCCTTGGATGAATGGGTTTCTAGATATCTCCCTATTCCTGTGTACCAAGATAGATATTATATACAGATAAAAGTGATCAAATATAAGTGTTATTCTATGCTGTGTATTTTTTCACCAAACAATATATGTTGTGGACTTTTATGTCAATTCATAAGCATCAAGTATGCTTGCTGTCTCTGTGTGAGATTACTTTTAGGaatacagaaggaaaatgataagaaaactaaatacagaagcttttaaatgGGGGGAACTCATACTGTGAAGTGGAGTTTTATCAacctcatttacagatgaggaaaacggAAGCTGAAAGGAGCTATCTCCCAGAGTCCCCTATCACAACTGACCTATGGCACTGAACTAAATCTGTGTCCaatggacttacctggtggtccagtggcttagactctgtgctcccaatgcaggggccctgggtttcaattcctggtcagggaactatatcccatatgccacaacaaagagttcacatgcctcaactaaaagatcctgtgtgctgcaactaagaccttgcacaaccaaataaataaatacatacattttaaaaataatgccccAGTGCTTTCTTAGCTaatacatcttgagaaatctgatgaCAGACAGGGGAGGGGGCAATAATAGGAAATGGGTATTTCAGGGGCTCCATTCCTGTTCACTTTGGGAAGGGGCGGTGTTCCCTTCCCTGAGCAGATTCCTTAAAGTGCTACCATTAATGCTTCTGAACAACACCCCGTGGCAAAAAGACTACCCTTTGGGTTGACACTaccctctgcctccccctcaACTGCAGACAAAGCAGCTGCTCATGAGAGTTCAGTACCAGGAGACTTGGGATGACCCTGGCTTCACCCTAGCTACATGCTAGGGGACACCAGAAGCTCAAGAACTCCCGGCAAACCTCCCTCTGACCCAAGAAATTGAAATCACTGgggaaagatgaaaaacaatCTGGATGccagggcatgagaaaatacaggggacccctcccccaccacggGGCAGGATATAGCTCCAATCAGGCCCCCAAAGCCACAGGGGAGCCCAACATTCTCAGACTCTTACAGGCTTATAGTCTCCATCCTATTCTCTAAACCGGCCCTTAGAAGGAATCTGCCCCCTATTTATCCAAGATTAAAATATCACTCCTCTTTCTACTCACCTTTTCTCAATTTTACTCCATAATCACTTGTTGACTGATTTACACAAATTAAGTTTATGCCGTCATAATTTCTCTCTGGGACCAGACagagtataaagaaaaataaataaatgctacaCCAACCAGTGCCCTCCTTTACACTGGAGTTAGCTTGGGGATTCAGTATAGACCACTTCTTTGATAACCTCTAATTCATCCCCCGTTTCTTCCAGCCTCTATCTTCTTCTATGTCATTTAAAGCTGAAATTGTCTTAAGTTTTATTTCTACAAAACAATGCAAATCTGTGAGTTTATTTCATTTCACATGACACTGGCTTTTCTTTTATGCAGGAAGTATGTATTTTCTGTTTGGAAGACATGGGAGACATGGGCATTCAGATCAGACTGAGGGTAATAGCCAAAAGAAAGCTTTTAGATAATTTTTTGTCTGATAGGTTTCAATTAAGATTAtgggttttcttcctttctttctccctaatctttttttttaaatttaaatttatttattttaattagaggctaattactttacaatattgtattggttttgccatacatcaacatgaatccgccacggatgtacacatgttcccaatcctgaacccccctccaacctccctccccatgctgCGAGATGAAATGAGTCTTTTGTCAGATGTTAGCCTTTGAAATACCTTCTTTTGCTTTATCTCCCTCCTTCTAGATATGATCTTCTCTAACACCCCAGTCTCATAGTTTCCCCTTCTAAGATCTTTTTGATGCCTCTCAGTCTTCTTTGCTGcaacttctttctcttcctgactgtTCCATAATAATAGTGACAGAAATTAAAATCACCACAACTGTGACTTACTAAAAGCACATTATGTGTCAGGAACTCCTGTTCTAAGCCCTTTAATGGAATATAGCTCTTTAATCTTCATAGAAACCTCAGAGGGTAGCTATTACTATTTCTaatttactattaatattaatttaattactATTAACTGCCAcatatttctggagaaggaaatggcaacccattcctgtattcttgcctggagaatcccatcgacagaggaacctggcagactacagtccatggggtcacaatgagttggacacaactgagcaactgagcatgcaatgcACACCACatatttcagatgaggaaacaaactgGAAAGGTAGGAAATGACCTAGGATCATGCAGCTAGTTCATGATGAACCGCAGATGACACTCC from Bubalus bubalis isolate 160015118507 breed Murrah chromosome X, NDDB_SH_1, whole genome shotgun sequence encodes the following:
- the ZCCHC18 gene encoding LOW QUALITY PROTEIN: zinc finger CCHC domain-containing protein 18 (The sequence of the model RefSeq protein was modified relative to this genomic sequence to represent the inferred CDS: inserted 1 base in 1 codon; deleted 1 base in 1 codon; substituted 1 base at 1 genomic stop codon), with protein sequence MASIIARVGNNWQQNTALPPWAHSMLRSLRGKGSLGPSRVNMAEGKMKLFSGRVVPAQEEETFENWLIQVSGALPDWNMSEXEKLKRLMKTLRGPTWEVMRLLQTANPNLSVANFLCAMKLVXGDSESRVTAHGKFFNTLQAQGEKASLCVIRLEVQLQNAIQAGIIAEKDANQTRLHQLLLGAELNGDLFFRLKNLLRMYANEQECLPNFLELIRTIREEEDWNDTSMKRKRPKRSELIMETAVSPVAFQGPQAMAISTADCDVIEVDDTLNDSHEDVIMVESQNPPLTSIGAPPLRVRARLQDQILVIDSLNSSQAQSPSTSGGSAYNNDGPGDIRRTRKRKYTIHCSYCGEEGHSKETSDSKSNKAQVFENLIITLQKLIHTEETSKDIPGKHSGLSEPQ